In a genomic window of Variovorax paradoxus:
- a CDS encoding sugar ABC transporter ATP-binding protein — translation MSEVQDKTSVAVEFDGVRKSFGPVQVLHGVSFALAPGKVYGLLGENGAGKSTLMKILSGYEGLTGGALRINGQPQQFAGSRDAEALGIVLIHQEFNLAEDLSIAQNIFLGHEKKKGLFLDDAAMERESSAALAAVGLQADPRTKVRRLIVAEKQLVEIAKAIARRARLLVMDEPTATLTPGETERLFKLIAQLRADGVTIVYISHKLDEVERVTDEVIVMRDGRFVARSPTAEVTRQQMANLMVGRELADLYPPRDPVSAAQAPAMRVQGFSVPGWARDASFEVRPGEILGFAGLVGAGRTELFEGLLGLRPAAGSVEMLGRAVPGGKGWRSPRDAAKHGLTYLSEDRKGKGLHVHFGLRQNLTLMALERYATPWLKPEAERGALAEAVKDYGIRAGSLEVKASSLSGGNQQKLALAKVLQPRPRVVVLDEPTRGVDVGAKRDIYFLVQRLAREGLAVIVISSELMELIGLCHRVAVMRAGRLVATLDADHLSEEALIAHATGAH, via the coding sequence ATGAGCGAAGTGCAGGACAAGACTAGCGTCGCGGTCGAATTCGACGGCGTGCGGAAGTCCTTCGGCCCGGTGCAGGTGCTGCACGGCGTGAGCTTCGCGCTCGCGCCCGGCAAGGTCTACGGCCTGCTCGGCGAGAACGGCGCGGGCAAGTCCACGCTGATGAAGATCCTCTCGGGCTACGAGGGCCTCACGGGCGGCGCGCTGCGCATCAACGGCCAGCCGCAGCAGTTCGCCGGCTCGCGCGATGCCGAGGCGCTGGGCATCGTGCTGATCCACCAGGAGTTCAACCTCGCCGAGGACCTGAGCATCGCGCAGAACATCTTCCTCGGCCACGAGAAGAAGAAGGGCCTGTTCCTCGACGACGCCGCGATGGAGCGCGAGTCGTCGGCCGCGCTGGCGGCAGTGGGCCTGCAGGCCGATCCGCGCACCAAGGTGCGCCGGCTCATCGTGGCCGAGAAGCAGCTGGTGGAGATCGCCAAGGCCATCGCGCGCCGCGCGCGCCTCTTGGTGATGGACGAGCCCACCGCCACGCTCACGCCCGGCGAGACCGAGCGCCTGTTCAAGCTGATCGCGCAGCTGCGCGCCGACGGCGTGACCATCGTCTACATCTCGCACAAGCTCGACGAGGTCGAGCGCGTGACCGACGAGGTGATCGTGATGCGCGACGGCCGCTTCGTCGCGCGCTCGCCCACGGCCGAGGTCACGCGCCAGCAGATGGCCAACCTGATGGTGGGCCGCGAGCTGGCCGACCTCTATCCGCCGCGCGATCCGGTGTCGGCAGCGCAGGCGCCCGCGATGCGCGTGCAGGGCTTCAGCGTGCCCGGCTGGGCACGGGACGCGAGCTTCGAGGTGCGCCCCGGCGAGATCCTCGGCTTCGCGGGCCTGGTCGGCGCCGGCCGCACCGAGCTGTTCGAAGGCCTGCTGGGCCTGCGGCCCGCCGCCGGCAGCGTCGAGATGCTCGGGCGCGCGGTGCCCGGCGGCAAGGGCTGGCGCAGCCCGCGCGATGCCGCGAAGCACGGCCTCACCTACCTGAGCGAGGACCGCAAGGGCAAGGGCCTGCACGTGCATTTCGGCCTGCGCCAGAACCTCACGCTGATGGCGCTCGAGCGCTACGCCACGCCCTGGCTCAAGCCCGAGGCCGAGCGCGGCGCGCTGGCCGAGGCGGTCAAGGACTACGGCATCCGTGCCGGCTCGCTCGAGGTCAAGGCCTCGTCGCTGTCGGGCGGCAACCAGCAGAAGCTCGCGCTCGCCAAGGTGCTGCAGCCGCGCCCGCGCGTGGTGGTGCTCGACGAGCCCACGCGCGGCGTCGACGTCGGCGCCAAGCGCGACATCTACTTCCTGGTCCAGCGCCTGGCGCGCGAGGGCCTGGCCGTGATCGTCATCTCGTCCGAGCTCATGGAGCTGATCGGCCTGTGCCACCGCGTCGCGGTGATGCGCGCGGGCCGGCTGGTCGCCACGCTCGACGCCGACCACCTGAGCGAAGAAGCGCTCATCGCCCACGCCACCGGCGCGCACTGA
- the atpD gene encoding F0F1 ATP synthase subunit beta produces MAEGKIVQCIGAVVDVEFPRDQMPKVYDALKFEGSALTLEVQQQLGDGVVRTIALGSSDGLRRGLIVTNTGAPITVPVGKATLGRIMDVLGAPIDERGPVSQELTAPIHRKAPAYDELSPSQDLLETGIKVIDLVCPFAKGGKVGLFGGAGVGKTVNMMELINNIAKAHSGLSVFAGVGERTREGNDFYHEMSDAKVVDLDDLPNSKVSMVYGQMNEPPGNRLRVALTGLTIAESFRDEGRDVLFFVDNIYRYTLAGTEVSALLGRMPSAVGYQPTLAEEMGRLQERITSTKVGSITSIQAVYVPADDLTDPSPATTFAHLDSTVVLSRDIASLGIYPAVDPLDSTSRQLDPNVVGEEHYNVARSVQGTLQRYKELRDIIAILGMDELAPDDKLAVARARKIQRFLSQPFHVAEVFTGSPGKYVPLSETIRGFKMIVNGEADHLPEQAFYMVGSIDEAFEKAKKVA; encoded by the coding sequence ATGGCTGAAGGAAAAATTGTCCAATGTATCGGCGCCGTGGTCGACGTGGAGTTCCCGCGTGACCAGATGCCCAAGGTGTACGACGCCTTGAAGTTCGAAGGCAGCGCGCTGACCCTCGAAGTGCAGCAACAGCTCGGTGATGGCGTGGTGCGTACGATTGCACTGGGCTCGTCGGACGGCCTGCGCCGCGGCCTCATCGTGACCAACACCGGCGCACCCATCACGGTGCCGGTCGGCAAGGCCACCCTCGGCCGCATCATGGACGTGCTGGGCGCGCCCATCGACGAGCGCGGTCCCGTCAGCCAGGAACTGACCGCCCCCATCCACCGCAAGGCGCCCGCGTACGACGAACTGTCGCCCTCGCAAGACCTGCTGGAAACCGGCATCAAGGTGATCGACCTGGTGTGCCCGTTCGCCAAGGGCGGCAAGGTGGGCCTGTTCGGCGGCGCCGGCGTGGGCAAGACCGTGAACATGATGGAACTCATCAACAACATCGCGAAGGCCCACTCGGGTCTGTCGGTGTTCGCCGGCGTGGGTGAACGTACCCGCGAAGGCAACGACTTCTATCATGAAATGTCGGACGCCAAGGTGGTGGACCTCGACGACCTGCCGAACTCGAAGGTGTCGATGGTCTACGGCCAGATGAACGAACCCCCGGGCAACCGTCTGCGCGTGGCGCTGACCGGCCTGACCATCGCCGAGTCGTTCCGCGACGAAGGCCGTGACGTTCTGTTCTTCGTCGACAACATCTACCGCTACACGCTGGCCGGTACCGAAGTGTCGGCACTGCTGGGCCGCATGCCTTCCGCCGTGGGCTACCAGCCGACGCTGGCCGAGGAAATGGGCCGCCTGCAAGAGCGGATCACCTCGACCAAGGTCGGCTCGATCACCTCGATCCAGGCCGTGTACGTGCCCGCCGACGACTTGACCGACCCGTCGCCCGCCACCACCTTCGCCCACCTGGACTCGACCGTGGTGCTGTCGCGCGACATCGCTTCGCTCGGTATCTACCCCGCCGTGGACCCGCTGGACTCGACCTCGCGCCAGCTCGACCCGAACGTGGTCGGCGAAGAGCACTACAACGTGGCCCGCTCGGTGCAAGGCACGCTGCAGCGCTACAAGGAACTGCGCGACATCATCGCGATCCTGGGCATGGACGAACTGGCGCCCGACGACAAGCTCGCCGTGGCCCGCGCCCGCAAGATCCAGCGTTTCCTGTCGCAGCCCTTCCACGTGGCCGAAGTGTTCACGGGCTCGCCCGGCAAGTACGTGCCGCTGTCGGAAACCATCCGCGGCTTCAAGATGATCGTGAACGGCGAAGCCGACCACCTGCCGGAACAAGCGTTCTACATGGTGGGCAGCATCGACGAAGCGTTCGAGAAGGCCAAGAAGGTCGCTTAA
- a CDS encoding substrate-binding domain-containing protein, which translates to MTRFTRRIALTAVAAAAFASLPALAADKVNLGVSIPAATHSFMGGINYWANQAKKDLEKEHKDLKITIKTAANAPEQANQLQDLSTVTKINALVVFPFESAALTQPVAQVKAKGAYVTVVDRGLTDTSAQDAYVAGDNTAFGRIPAEYIVKQLGGKGNVVALRGIATTLDNERMDAFNAVLKNSPDVKLLDAKYANWNRDDAFKVTQDYLTRFKQIDAIWAADDDMAVGVLKAIEQAKRDDIKIVFGGAGAKGMVKTIMDAKDKRITADVSYSPKFIYDAIKLTAEARLKGDKLPATTIIPSVLITKDNAKDFYHPNSPF; encoded by the coding sequence ATGACCCGTTTCACCCGACGCATCGCGCTCACGGCCGTGGCCGCCGCGGCATTCGCCAGCCTGCCCGCGCTCGCCGCGGACAAGGTCAACCTCGGCGTTTCGATCCCCGCCGCCACCCACAGCTTCATGGGCGGCATCAACTACTGGGCCAACCAGGCGAAGAAGGATCTCGAGAAGGAACACAAGGACCTGAAGATCACGATCAAGACCGCCGCCAACGCGCCCGAGCAGGCCAACCAGCTGCAGGACCTGTCGACGGTCACCAAGATCAACGCGCTGGTCGTGTTCCCGTTCGAATCGGCCGCGCTGACCCAGCCGGTCGCGCAGGTCAAGGCCAAGGGTGCCTACGTCACCGTGGTCGACCGCGGCCTGACCGACACCAGCGCGCAGGACGCCTACGTGGCCGGCGACAACACCGCCTTCGGCCGCATCCCGGCCGAGTACATCGTCAAGCAGCTCGGTGGCAAGGGCAACGTGGTGGCATTGCGCGGCATCGCGACCACGCTCGACAACGAGCGCATGGACGCCTTCAACGCGGTGCTCAAGAACAGCCCCGACGTGAAGCTGCTCGACGCCAAGTACGCCAACTGGAACCGCGACGACGCCTTCAAGGTCACGCAGGACTACCTCACGCGCTTCAAGCAGATCGACGCCATCTGGGCCGCCGACGACGACATGGCCGTGGGCGTGCTCAAGGCGATCGAACAAGCCAAGCGCGACGACATCAAGATCGTGTTCGGCGGCGCCGGCGCCAAGGGCATGGTCAAGACCATCATGGACGCCAAGGACAAGCGCATCACGGCCGACGTGAGCTACTCGCCGAAGTTCATCTACGACGCCATCAAGCTCACGGCCGAGGCGCGCCTGAAGGGCGACAAGCTGCCCGCGACCACGATCATCCCGTCGGTGCTGATCACCAAGGACAACGCGAAGGACTTCTACCACCCGAACTCGCCGTTCTGA
- a CDS encoding Gfo/Idh/MocA family oxidoreductase, producing MTDTPHRKLRYAMVGGGRDAFIGGVHRKAIALDARIELVAGALSSDPAKARASGADLGLTDARNHGDWQALLADELKRPADERIDFVSIVTPNHVHYPVARAFVEAGFHVVCDKPLVHTREQADALVASVAARGTVFGVTYNYTGYPMVRQARAMIRAGELGTLRKVVVEYNQGWLASQLEGTGNKQADWRTDPARSGAAGAIGDIGSHAENLVATLTGLEIESLCADLTAHVAGRQLDDDGSLLLRYQGGARGVLIASQISTGLENDLRVRISGTLGTLEWHQQQPSRLLHLPHDGPQRVLTRGAPWLHESARRASRLPAGHPEGFIEAFANVYAGVAADIRARLEGRRADPLEADYPRVEDGARGVRFIERTVASARSDLKWTPW from the coding sequence ATGACCGACACCCCCCATCGCAAGCTGCGCTACGCCATGGTCGGCGGCGGCCGCGATGCCTTCATCGGCGGCGTGCACCGCAAGGCCATCGCGCTCGACGCCCGGATCGAGCTCGTGGCCGGCGCGCTGTCCTCCGATCCCGCCAAGGCGCGCGCCTCGGGCGCCGACCTCGGCCTGACCGACGCGCGCAACCATGGCGACTGGCAGGCCCTGCTGGCCGATGAACTGAAGCGGCCCGCCGACGAGCGCATCGACTTCGTCTCGATCGTCACGCCCAACCACGTGCACTACCCGGTGGCGCGGGCCTTCGTCGAGGCCGGCTTCCACGTGGTGTGCGACAAGCCGCTGGTCCACACGCGCGAACAGGCCGATGCACTGGTCGCCAGCGTGGCGGCGCGGGGCACGGTCTTCGGCGTCACCTACAACTACACCGGCTACCCCATGGTGCGCCAGGCGCGCGCGATGATCCGCGCGGGCGAGCTCGGCACGCTGCGCAAGGTGGTCGTGGAATACAACCAGGGCTGGCTCGCGAGCCAGCTCGAGGGCACCGGCAACAAGCAGGCCGACTGGCGCACCGACCCCGCGCGCAGCGGCGCGGCCGGCGCCATCGGCGACATCGGCTCGCATGCCGAGAACCTCGTCGCCACGCTGACCGGCCTCGAGATCGAGAGCCTGTGCGCCGACCTCACGGCGCACGTCGCCGGCCGCCAGCTCGACGACGACGGCAGCCTGCTGCTGCGCTACCAGGGCGGCGCGCGCGGCGTGCTCATCGCCTCGCAGATCAGCACCGGCCTCGAGAACGACCTGCGCGTGCGCATCTCGGGCACCCTGGGCACGCTCGAGTGGCACCAGCAGCAGCCGAGCCGGCTGCTGCACCTGCCGCACGACGGGCCGCAGCGCGTGCTCACGCGCGGTGCTCCCTGGCTGCACGAATCGGCGCGCCGCGCGAGCCGCCTGCCCGCGGGCCATCCCGAGGGCTTCATCGAGGCCTTCGCCAACGTCTACGCGGGCGTCGCCGCCGACATCCGCGCGCGCCTCGAAGGCCGGCGCGCCGATCCGCTCGAGGCCGACTATCCGCGCGTGGAGGACGGCGCGCGCGGCGTGCGCTTCATCGAACGCACGGTGGCCTCGGCCCGAAGCGATTTAAAGTGGACGCCCTGGTGA
- a CDS encoding F0F1 ATP synthase subunit delta yields the protein MAELATIARPYAEALFQASAGNLDATTGWIDQLAAVVGNPQLLQFAANPKVAPEQVVGLVAGLLSQPLPDLGTNFLRTVLDNGRLAAVPEVAVQFRALKNASSGSSDAVIYSAFPIEGAALQDIEAALVRRFGRKLKTSVAIDPELIGGIRAVVGDEVLDMSVKARLEQMKAALTA from the coding sequence ATGGCCGAACTCGCGACCATTGCCCGTCCCTACGCTGAAGCGCTGTTCCAGGCCAGTGCCGGCAACCTCGACGCCACCACCGGCTGGATCGACCAGCTGGCCGCGGTCGTCGGGAACCCGCAGCTGCTGCAGTTCGCGGCCAATCCCAAGGTCGCGCCCGAGCAGGTCGTCGGCCTGGTCGCCGGCCTGTTGTCCCAGCCGCTGCCGGACCTCGGCACGAACTTCCTGCGCACCGTCCTCGACAACGGCCGCCTCGCGGCCGTTCCCGAGGTGGCGGTCCAGTTCCGTGCCCTCAAGAACGCCAGCAGCGGTTCGTCCGATGCGGTGATCTACAGCGCCTTCCCGATCGAAGGCGCCGCGCTGCAGGACATCGAGGCGGCGCTCGTGCGCCGTTTCGGTCGCAAGCTCAAGACGAGCGTCGCGATCGATCCCGAGCTGATCGGCGGCATCCGTGCCGTGGTCGGCGACGAGGTGCTCGACATGTCCGTCAAGGCCCGGCTCGAACAAATGAAAGCTGCGCTCACCGCCTGA
- a CDS encoding ROK family protein produces the protein MRLLETTFWSAGGSRHAMAEELGFSKSKANALIAGLLEQGLLAEAGLQRSSGGRRPENLQLHADLGVLVGVDIGATSLGVAVLQPDLTVLAQHEEAADVRDGPAVVLARVRALMRELLGRCGRTARDVFGIGIGVPGPVNFEIGQLVNPPLMPAWDSFSIRDYLREDYAAPVFVDNDVNLMALGELWRLKRSLSNFLVIKIGTGIGCGIVCHGEVYRGAAGSAGDVGHICVDQEGPRCHCGNLGCVEAMAAGPAITRMAVQAAEAGESAVLAEVLRSQGRIEALDVGQASRAGDPAANAIVQRAGNLIGQMLASVVNFFNPSHVFIGGGITRIGPLFLAAVRQSVYQRSLALSTRHLEIQYTPLAAQGGLIGAGVLAMQQSLKARGIAP, from the coding sequence ATGCGTTTGCTGGAGACCACCTTCTGGTCGGCCGGCGGTTCGCGCCATGCCATGGCCGAGGAGCTCGGCTTCTCCAAGAGCAAGGCCAATGCGCTCATCGCCGGGCTGCTCGAGCAGGGCCTCCTGGCCGAAGCCGGCCTGCAGCGCTCCTCGGGCGGGCGCCGTCCCGAGAACCTCCAGCTCCATGCCGACCTCGGCGTGCTCGTGGGCGTCGACATCGGCGCCACCAGCCTCGGCGTCGCCGTGCTGCAGCCCGACCTCACGGTGCTCGCGCAGCACGAGGAAGCGGCCGACGTGCGCGACGGCCCCGCGGTGGTGCTGGCGCGCGTGCGCGCGCTGATGCGCGAACTGCTGGGCCGCTGCGGCCGCACGGCGCGCGACGTGTTCGGCATCGGCATCGGCGTGCCCGGGCCGGTCAACTTCGAGATCGGCCAGCTCGTCAATCCGCCGCTGATGCCGGCCTGGGACAGCTTCTCGATCCGCGACTACCTGCGCGAGGATTACGCCGCGCCGGTGTTCGTCGACAACGACGTCAACCTGATGGCCCTCGGCGAACTCTGGCGCCTCAAGCGCTCGCTCTCGAACTTCCTCGTCATCAAGATCGGCACCGGCATCGGCTGCGGCATCGTCTGCCACGGCGAGGTCTACCGCGGCGCCGCCGGCTCGGCCGGCGACGTGGGCCACATCTGCGTCGACCAGGAAGGGCCGCGCTGCCATTGCGGCAACCTGGGCTGCGTCGAGGCGATGGCGGCCGGTCCCGCGATCACGCGCATGGCGGTGCAGGCGGCCGAGGCCGGCGAGAGCGCCGTGCTGGCCGAGGTGCTGCGCAGCCAGGGCCGCATCGAGGCCCTCGACGTGGGCCAGGCCAGCCGCGCCGGCGATCCCGCGGCCAACGCCATCGTGCAGCGCGCGGGCAACCTCATCGGCCAGATGCTGGCTTCGGTCGTCAACTTCTTCAATCCGTCGCATGTGTTCATCGGCGGCGGCATCACGCGCATCGGCCCGCTGTTCCTCGCGGCCGTGCGGCAGAGCGTCTACCAGCGCTCGCTCGCGCTGTCGACGCGCCACCTCGAGATCCAGTACACGCCGCTGGCCGCGCAGGGTGGCCTGATCGGCGCCGGCGTGCTCGCGATGCAGCAGAGCCTCAAGGCGAGGGGGATCGCGCCATGA
- the atpG gene encoding F0F1 ATP synthase subunit gamma, whose protein sequence is MAAGKEIRGKIKSVENTKKITKAMEMVAASKMRKAQERMRAARPYSEKIRNIAANLGQANPEYTHAFMKENEAKAAGFIVVTTDKGLCGGMNTNVLRAVTAKLREQQSAGNAVEAVAIGNKGLGFLNRIGARVVSHVTQLGDTPHLDKLIGPVKVLLDAYAEGKLSAVYLCYTKFINTMRQESVVEQLLPLASETLQVESGQHAWDYIYEPDAQSVIDELLVRYVESLVYQAVAENMASEQSARMVAMKAATDNAGNVISELKLVYNKTRQAGITKELSEIVSGAAAAAGV, encoded by the coding sequence ATGGCAGCTGGTAAGGAAATCCGCGGCAAGATCAAATCGGTGGAGAACACCAAGAAGATCACCAAGGCCATGGAAATGGTGGCCGCGTCGAAGATGCGCAAGGCGCAGGAACGCATGCGCGCCGCCCGCCCCTACAGCGAGAAGATCCGCAACATCGCGGCCAACCTCGGCCAGGCGAATCCGGAGTACACGCACGCGTTCATGAAGGAGAACGAGGCCAAGGCCGCGGGCTTCATCGTCGTCACGACCGACAAGGGTCTGTGCGGCGGCATGAACACCAACGTGCTGCGCGCCGTGACCGCCAAGCTGCGCGAGCAGCAGTCGGCCGGCAACGCGGTCGAGGCGGTCGCCATCGGCAACAAGGGCCTGGGCTTCCTCAACCGGATCGGCGCCCGCGTGGTGTCGCATGTCACCCAGCTGGGCGACACGCCGCACCTCGACAAGCTGATCGGCCCGGTCAAGGTGCTGCTCGACGCGTACGCCGAGGGCAAGCTGAGCGCCGTGTACCTGTGCTACACGAAGTTCATCAACACGATGCGCCAGGAATCGGTGGTCGAACAGCTGCTGCCGCTCGCCTCCGAGACGCTGCAGGTCGAGAGCGGCCAGCACGCCTGGGACTACATCTACGAGCCCGATGCGCAGAGCGTCATCGACGAGCTGCTGGTGCGCTACGTGGAGTCGCTGGTCTACCAGGCCGTGGCCGAGAACATGGCGTCCGAGCAATCGGCGCGCATGGTCGCGATGAAGGCCGCCACCGACAACGCGGGCAACGTGATCAGCGAACTGAAGCTGGTCTACAACAAGACCCGCCAGGCCGGCATCACGAAGGAGCTTTCGGAAATCGTGTCGGGCGCGGCCGCAGCGGCGGGCGTCTGA
- a CDS encoding F0F1 ATP synthase subunit alpha: protein MQLNPAEISELIKSRIEGLGVSADIRNQGTVVSVTDGIVRVHGLSDAMQGEMLEFPPTADGVPSYGLALNLERDSVGAVILGEYEHISEGDTVKCTGRILEVPVGPELIGRVVNALGQPIDGKGPINAKMTDVIEKVAPGVIARKSVDQPMQTGLKSIDSMVPVGRGQRELIIGDRQTGKTAVAIDAIINQKGQNMTCVYVAIGQKASSIKNVVRSLEQAGAMDYTIVVAASASESAAMQYVSAYSGCTMGEYFRDRGQDALIVYDDLSKQAVAYRQVSLLLRRPPGREAYPGDVFYLHSRLLERAARVNADYVEAFTKGEVKGKTGSLTALPIIETQAGDVSAFVPTNVISITDGQIFLETSLFNAGIRPAINAGISVSRVGSSAQTKAIKGLSGGIRTDLAQYRELAAFAQFASDLDEATRKQLDRGARVTELLKQAQYSPLSISLMSASLFAVNKGFMDDLDVKKVLAFEHGLHQFLKTSHAALLDKVEQAKAIDKDSEAELHAAITSFKKSFA from the coding sequence ATGCAACTCAATCCCGCAGAAATTTCCGAGCTGATCAAGAGCCGCATCGAAGGGCTTGGCGTCAGCGCAGACATCCGTAACCAGGGCACCGTGGTGTCGGTGACCGACGGCATCGTGCGCGTGCACGGCCTGTCGGACGCGATGCAGGGCGAAATGCTCGAGTTCCCGCCCACGGCCGACGGCGTCCCGTCGTACGGCCTGGCGCTGAACCTCGAGCGCGATTCCGTCGGCGCCGTGATTCTGGGCGAGTACGAGCACATCTCCGAAGGCGACACCGTCAAGTGCACGGGCCGCATCCTGGAAGTGCCGGTGGGCCCCGAGCTCATCGGCCGCGTGGTCAACGCGCTGGGCCAGCCGATCGACGGCAAGGGTCCGATCAACGCCAAGATGACCGACGTGATCGAGAAGGTCGCACCGGGCGTGATCGCACGGAAGTCCGTCGACCAGCCGATGCAGACCGGCCTCAAGTCGATCGACTCGATGGTGCCCGTCGGCCGTGGCCAGCGCGAGCTGATCATCGGCGACCGCCAGACCGGCAAGACCGCCGTGGCGATCGACGCGATCATCAACCAGAAGGGTCAGAACATGACCTGCGTCTACGTCGCGATCGGCCAGAAGGCTTCGTCGATCAAGAACGTGGTGCGCTCCCTCGAACAAGCCGGCGCGATGGACTACACCATCGTGGTGGCCGCATCGGCGTCGGAATCGGCCGCCATGCAGTACGTGTCGGCCTACTCGGGCTGCACGATGGGCGAATACTTCCGCGACCGCGGCCAGGACGCCCTGATCGTCTATGACGACCTGTCGAAGCAGGCCGTGGCCTACCGTCAGGTGTCGCTGCTGCTGCGCCGCCCGCCGGGCCGCGAAGCCTACCCCGGCGACGTGTTCTATCTCCACAGCCGCCTGCTCGAGCGCGCGGCCCGCGTGAACGCCGACTACGTCGAAGCCTTCACCAAGGGTGAAGTCAAGGGCAAGACCGGTTCGCTGACCGCGCTGCCGATCATCGAAACGCAAGCCGGCGACGTGTCCGCCTTCGTTCCGACCAACGTGATCTCGATCACCGACGGCCAGATCTTCCTGGAAACCAGCCTGTTCAACGCCGGCATCCGTCCCGCCATCAACGCCGGTATCTCGGTGTCGCGCGTGGGTTCGTCGGCACAGACCAAGGCGATCAAGGGCCTGTCGGGCGGTATCCGTACCGACCTCGCGCAGTACCGTGAACTGGCTGCGTTCGCGCAGTTCGCTTCCGACCTCGACGAAGCCACCCGCAAGCAGCTCGACCGCGGTGCCCGCGTGACCGAACTGCTGAAGCAGGCCCAGTACAGCCCGCTGTCCATCTCGCTGATGAGCGCGTCGCTGTTCGCGGTCAACAAGGGCTTCATGGACGATCTCGACGTCAAGAAGGTCCTGGCCTTCGAGCACGGCCTGCACCAGTTCCTCAAGACCAGCCACGCGGCCCTGCTCGACAAGGTCGAACAGGCCAAGGCGATCGACAAGGACTCGGAAGCCGAACTGCACGCGGCGATCACCTCGTTCAAGAAGTCGTTCGCCTGA
- a CDS encoding ABC transporter permease codes for MNNSPEPTADTHRAQPKARWTEHLHGLGPVIGLVLLCIAGTLLNGDFATVDNAMNVLTRTAFIGIIAVGMCFVIISGGIDLSVGSMAALIAGSVIMFINWAGPATGSPLMAVMLGAVLAVVLGALFGLAHGLLITKGRIEPFIVTLGTLGIFRAYLTYFADGGALTLDNDLSDLYAPVYYASLAGIPVPVWVFVIVAIVGGVILNRTAYGRYVQAIGSNEQVARYAAVDVDRVKILTYVLLGVCVGIATLLYVPRLGSASPTTGLLWELEAIAAVIVGGTALKGGAGSITGTVVGAILLSVISNILNLTSIISVYLNAAVQGFVIIIVAFLQRGKR; via the coding sequence ATGAACAACAGCCCCGAACCCACCGCCGACACCCACCGCGCCCAGCCCAAGGCGCGCTGGACCGAGCACCTGCACGGCCTCGGCCCCGTCATCGGCCTGGTGCTGCTGTGCATCGCCGGCACCCTGCTCAACGGCGACTTCGCCACCGTCGACAACGCGATGAACGTGCTCACGCGCACCGCCTTCATCGGCATCATCGCGGTCGGCATGTGCTTCGTGATCATCTCGGGCGGCATCGACCTGTCGGTGGGCTCGATGGCCGCGCTGATCGCGGGCAGCGTGATCATGTTCATCAACTGGGCCGGCCCCGCCACCGGCTCGCCGCTGATGGCGGTGATGCTCGGCGCCGTGCTCGCGGTGGTGCTGGGCGCGCTGTTCGGCCTCGCGCACGGCCTGCTCATCACCAAGGGCCGCATCGAGCCCTTCATCGTCACGCTGGGCACGCTGGGCATCTTCCGCGCCTACCTCACCTACTTCGCCGACGGCGGCGCGCTCACGCTCGACAACGACCTGTCGGACCTCTACGCGCCGGTCTACTACGCGAGCCTCGCGGGCATCCCGGTGCCGGTGTGGGTGTTCGTCATCGTCGCCATCGTCGGCGGCGTGATCCTCAATCGCACCGCCTACGGCCGCTACGTGCAGGCCATCGGCTCCAACGAGCAGGTGGCGCGCTACGCCGCAGTCGACGTCGACCGCGTGAAGATCCTGACCTACGTGCTGCTCGGCGTGTGCGTGGGCATCGCCACGCTGCTGTACGTACCGCGCCTGGGCTCGGCCTCGCCGACCACGGGCCTCTTGTGGGAGCTCGAGGCGATCGCCGCGGTGATCGTCGGCGGCACCGCGCTCAAGGGCGGCGCGGGCAGCATCACCGGCACCGTGGTGGGCGCGATCCTGCTCTCGGTCATCAGCAACATCCTGAACCTCACCAGCATCATCAGCGTGTACCTGAATGCCGCGGTGCAGGGCTTCGTGATCATCATCGTGGCCTTCCTCCAGCGAGGAAAGCGATGA
- a CDS encoding F0F1 ATP synthase subunit epsilon — translation MAGTIHVDVVSAEESIFSGEARFVALPGEAGELGIYPRHTPLITRIRPGAVRIETADGNEEFVFVAGGILEVQPNAVTVLSDTAIRGKDLDDEKANQAKAVAEEALKNAKSDIDIAMAQSELAVMAAQIAALRKYRQKK, via the coding sequence ATGGCAGGCACCATTCATGTGGACGTGGTCAGCGCGGAAGAGTCGATCTTCTCGGGCGAAGCCAGGTTCGTCGCGCTGCCCGGTGAAGCCGGTGAGCTCGGCATCTATCCGCGCCACACCCCGCTGATCACGCGCATCCGCCCCGGCGCCGTGCGCATCGAAACGGCCGACGGCAACGAGGAGTTCGTCTTCGTCGCCGGCGGCATCCTCGAAGTGCAGCCGAACGCCGTGACCGTGCTGTCGGACACCGCGATCCGCGGCAAGGACCTCGACGACGAGAAGGCCAACCAGGCCAAGGCCGTTGCCGAGGAAGCGCTGAAGAACGCCAAGAGCGACATCGACATCGCGATGGCGCAATCGGAACTGGCCGTGATGGCCGCGCAGATCGCAGCGCTGCGCAAGTACCGCCAGAAGAAGTAA